Sequence from the Tenrec ecaudatus isolate mTenEca1 chromosome 6, mTenEca1.hap1, whole genome shotgun sequence genome:
AAAATGTTTCTGGTTAAAATGGGAAAAGGATTCAGCTGGTTCAATTCACAGTTCAGTGTAATGGCCATCCCTGCAActtcaataaaaaaacaaacacataagaATCAGTGCACGCCAGGTCACTATAGTTCTTAGTGATTGGTTGGAATAATTTTGAAATTTTCCTATCAgtatctttctctccccttttggtTGAAAATTGTTTTTCAAAGAAGCCTACAGGTAATGTAAATATAATCTTTTTAATGCCAATTCCAAAATCAAACAATAAAAACATCTTGGAATATTAAGCTCTCAGGGACTCTGCTGATCTCAATAGCCAGGAACTTTGGTTTGTTACAGCTACACGGGAGCCAGTGACACAGGTGTTGGGCTTGAGAAGGCAACAACTAGTTAGAAGGAGGCCCCTGAATAAAATAAGGATTTCGAAAGGGACCATCGGTGAAAGGGTAGATGAGAAAAAAAATTGGTTTTTAATTCAAGCTTGAGCTCTAATGAAATAAAAACCTTCCCCCAATAACACAGGCCTATCGTCCCTTGCGTCTTGAGAAAAATAAATACTGCTGACCTATTTCAGGAAATTCCTAGTCAGAAATGACAGTTAGTGGTCCCAGATTGGCTTCACTCTGGGATGCCTGGCAGAAACACATGAAAATCCTTGAGAGTAAATGAACCTTTGACTCAGGCAGGCCTCATCGGATTCCCACAGAGAATGCCCCTCACTCAACATTTAAGCTCACAACCTCAGGATACAAAATACACACGGCCATAAGCTGCCCTTTGATGACAATAGTGCATGTATTTCCTGGCAGGGAAAAAGGCAGAGAAATGAACTTTAATATGAAATCCTTACTAGGGTCTATGTCATTGGCCAAGATCCTTGATGCCCCACTCATTTTAGCAGCAATAGCTGTCGCTCCACATCCACTTCCAAGATCTAACACAGATTTTCCTCTGACAATGTCAGGATTATCCAGAAGATACCTAAAttagaaagtgagagagagagagatgggagaaTTAGAACGATTGCAGGGCGAAGTACAGTAAGAggtgtcaaaataataataattaacaaTGTCTTAGGGCTGGCTAGACAATAAAGTAGAGGAACCTAGTTGAAGAACTCGATCCAACCTTGGCAAGTATTGGGGCTGGAGGGAGACATAATGTCCATCTTCAGAGCTGGAGAAAATGGAGTCATCTGGTCTTTGCTCTTCAGCAGGTATAAACAGCAAGCCATTCCACTCAACTGAATAATCATGCCTTCCAAGTCCGCAGAAAAAAAGGATTGAGTACTTCCTCTCCAAAGCcagtctcactgccactgaattaatTCCAAGTCAGAGACCCTACGGAACAGAGTAcaactacccctttgggttttgagattttaaatctttatgggagcagacagcctcatcgttctcccattgAGTACTTACTTTGATCCAGAAATTACCACGCCAATGGAATACAAACTGAGAAAAATGATCAGGGCTCAGCAGGCTAGTTCTCAAGTCCCTGGTCTCCTTTTGACTGTTCACCATAGAGTGATTCTTACTGGTTGTATGAGTTGCATTACAACTTCTCTGCTAATGTACAACTAATGTCCAGTTTGATCACAAAATGTAGTCCAAGGACAGCTAGTTACCAaagaagtgaagatgggtgggatAACATTGAAGTCCTAAGTGTTAGCCAACACTTGACCTCAGAACTGGAAGTCAACAGAGTAGGGGGAACCACGGTGAAGGAGGAATGCATGTACATGATTAAATGTCTAAAGAGCCAGTTGCTACTCATCTTCAGCTTGCTGCTGCCCCTCAGAGATGCAGGGTTATCAGATCTCCCTGTTTTTTCAAACCAAATTGATTTTTACATGAAATTtctcactgccactaagttgcCTCTGCCTCAAAGTGGCCCTggagagcagagtggaactgcccctgtgggtctctgagactgaatctttaccagagtctcctttcccctcagaacagctggtggtttccaactgctcctcttgtccttagcagcccaaggcctcaTCCGTGCTGCTACCAGGGCTGCTGAATGTTAGCAcgaattcaaaaccaccaccacgcaGTTTACAAATTCAGGCCAAGCAAAACATATCTGCGGTCACCTATTTCTACCTTCTGATTCAGTCTGTTGAAAATTGATCATGTTTCCATTTAGATTTGACAAAGAGCCATTCTAATAGATACCACTTAAAactcagcatttaaaaaaattgttatgatgtAACAAATTAAAGCTTGAAGGTTTGGCAACACCACAACCAGAGTTGGAATTGCTTAGTAGCACCTGGAAAGCTTTTCTGCCCTTGGGATTCCCCATAAAGATCTATGCCTGTGCCGAACATTTAAAACAGCATACATTACCTCTCAAGGTCAGACCATccttgtgaaagagaagcctttaTCTCCTTTGTCTTCAGAGCCCCATAGCCTCACAGCATTGAGCAGATTGAGTGAGTCAGCTGTCAAAGGGCAAAGACCAGGCTGAATACTGGTCGCCCCTGCCTGTGTTTCAGTAGCTGAGTCTTCATAAAAGCATAGCATGGATACGTGAAACGTCCTAAGAAGACCTTTGCAGttaaggagggtggggaagggggcctTAAAAAACCTCAAGTGCAATAAACCCAAAGTaggtcacttaaaaaaaaaaaatccaagtgcaGGGTTTCCTGAGATGAGATTCAGGAGCAACTCTCTCAGGCCTGACCTAGAAAAGCTGAAGGAACAGTGGGTGTTTAGGTCCCGCCTGAGGGAACCTGAGAAGCCGGCACTGGCCAGACATTATGGCCCTTAAGCTTGAGAACATGTGTTTTCTGTACCATTCATCACTCTGTAGAATCTTGGCGGCAGATGACCctaagacagcggttctccacctgtgggtcacaacccctttggaggtcaaatgaccctttcacaggggtcgcccgattcataacagtagcaacatgacagtgatgaagtagcaatgaaaacaattttatggttgggaggtcaccacaacacgaggaactgcatgaaagggtcggggcacgaggaaggtggagacccgctGCTCTACGATTTCTCTTCAGGAGTAAACTACTTTGGGCAAATATCTTGAAAAGCATGGCGTAGAAGATGTAACTAtgcaacaaaacaagaaagaaagcaaaaaaagttCGTGTAAATCAGAAAAGAAGTATTTTGCCTTTTGCTGTGTTTTTTCCTTTGTGAACAGGGAGAGGAGAATGAAGAGTTGGGTGGGAGATGAAAAAAGAACACATCTGTGAAAGACCCCGTTTTTAATGAGGGTTGTACCTGGACAGGGCTTGGCCTCCTGGCCAGTAGACAGCCCAGTAGGGATCACTGTAGGGCCACAGGTCAGCACGTTCCCACCAGAACTTGCATCTGGGAGTCAAAAGCCGCAACTGGATCTCAGGGGTGAGGCTGCCACGCCTGGTGACTTCAGTGTTCTCCTCCAGAAAAGCTTTCATTTCAGGGTCCAAAGGGCATCGAACTCCTCGGCAAGGGTAGTGGCCCCAAGGAATCAAGGGAAGATGGCGGCTGCTCGCAGCCCTCAGAAGACGGCAGCAGTTCGTGGGAAACAGTGCAGATACTTTCCAATGGAGGCTCAAAGCCATCAGGCGTCTTCCAAAACGCAGGTTTGGTTAGAATCACTGTTGAGAAGGG
This genomic interval carries:
- the ETFBKMT gene encoding electron transfer flavoprotein beta subunit lysine methyltransferase, coding for MALSLHWKVSALFPTNCCRLLRAASSRHLPLIPWGHYPCRGVRCPLDPEMKAFLEENTEVTRRGSLTPEIQLRLLTPRCKFWWERADLWPYSDPYWAVYWPGGQALSRYLLDNPDIVRGKSVLDLGSGCGATAIAAKMSGASRILANDIDPIAGMAITLNCELNQLNPFPILTRNILDLKPDTWDLVVLGDMFYDQDLADTLHQWLKKCFRTHKTQILIGDPGRPQFSGHSIQNQLHKVVEYSLPEPARQDNNGLTTSVVWEFQP